The nucleotide window AGGTTTTACCCTGCAGTACGCGTACCAGGCGTTCGAGGCCCATGCCGGTGTCTACGTGTTTGGCTGGCAGTGGCTCCAGCGATTTATCTTTCAGGCGGTTGAACTGCATGAATACGTTGTTCCATATTTCAATCACCTGAGGATGGTCGGCGTTAACGAGTGTTTTACCATCTACCAGTTTCTTTTCGGCATCCGGACGGCAGTCCACATGTATTTCGGAGCAGGGACCACAAGGGCCGGTATCGCCCATTTCCCAGAAGTTGTCTTTTTTGTTGCCCAGCAGGATTCTGTCTTCTGCAATATGTTCTTTCCAGAAGTTGTATGCTTCTTCGTCTTTGGGCAGGTTTTCACTCGCATCTCCTTCGAAGACAGTGACATAGAGTTTGTCTTTCGGGATTTTATAGACTTCAGTGAGCAGTTCCCAGCTCCAGGCTATGGCTTCTTTTTTAAAGTAGTCGCCAAAGCTCCAGTTGCCGAGCATTTCAAACATGGTATGGTGGTAAGTATCAATACCTACTTCTTCCAGGTCGTTGTGTTTACCACTTACGCGCAGACATTTCTGCGTGTCCGCGACCCGGGTGCTGGCAGGTACCTTGTTGCCCAGGAAGTAGTCTTTAAACTGGTTCATGCCCGCGTTGGTGAACATCAAAGTCGGGTCGTTTTTGATGACTATGGGAGCAGAAGGAACGATCTGGTGCCCTTTCGACGCAAAAAAATCCAGGAATTGCTGTCTTATCTCAGATGCTGTCATAAATATTGATACGAGTTAATATGTATTTTTGTCGTTATGTAACACGCGGCAATAGGCAATTTTACATTGTTTTTCAAGCCATTATAAAGTAGTTAGAAAATTGACATTCAAAAGGTTGATGTTTTAATCTAATTACATTAGGTTTGTGCGCCTTATTTTCCGATGAGTTACAGGGAGTGCAAAAATATCGAAAACCTGCATGATTATTCAAAACAGGTGGTGTTACCCGGGAAAAAAGTTAATGTGGACAGAAAATAATGCTAACTACCGCCATCCAACTTGTTTGTACCTCATGAAATAAATCTGCTGTTATAGCGTTCAACGCTGTAAATCAGCGTAAAGTACACCCGGTGCATGAAGAAGGTTAAATATTTTTACAACACCCAAACATTAAAATATGAGAAACTCGTAGTATCGCTGCGGGTGAAGGTCCTGAGGATACTCGGCTTTTTGTCGGCTGCGATAGTTACCGGGGCTATTTTTCTGTCAGTGGCCTACAGGGTGGTGGATTCTCCCAAGGAGAAGTCGTTGCGCCGCGATCTGGAGGGAATGAAGGAGAAATACGACGCGTTGCAGGGTCGTATGCGGGAAATGAAGGGTAAGCTGGCCCAACTGGAAGAGCGTGACAATGAAATTTACCGTGTCATCTTTGAAGCCTCCCCTATCCCCGACAGTACCCGTCAGGGTAAGATCAACCGGGATGAGGAAGCTGCCCAGCTGCAGTCTTTTGCCAGCAGTGAGATCATCGCTTCCACTGGTGTCCTGTTGAAAGAAATCACCAATCGTATCAAATCACAGGAAAAATCATACGAAGAAATCGATAACCTGGTGAAGAACAAGCAACAGATGCTTGCTTCCATCCCCGCTATACAACCGGTGGCCAACAAAGACCTGAAACATATCGCTTCCGGCTTCGGCTACCGTATCGATCCGATCTATAAAACGATGAAATTCCATGCGGGCCTCGACTTTGCAGCGCCCAGCGGTACACCTATCTACGCTACCGGCAACGGAGTGGTGGAAGAGGCCAGCCTGAGCGACGTCGGTTATGGCAACCACGTGATCGTACGACATGGATATGGTTATAAAACGTTATATGGCCACATGTTCCGCATGAAGGTGAAGGCCGGCCAGGCGGTAAAACGCGGTGATGTAGTGGGATGGGTAGGCAGTACCGGTAAATCTACCGGTCCTCACTGCCACTATGAGGTTATCAAAAACGGAGAAAAAGTTGACCCGGTGTATTTCTTCTTTAATGACCTCACACCCGACCAGTTTGACCGTATGCTGAAGATGGCCAGGTCCGGTAACCAGTCTTTTGACTAATAGCCGGCTACCAGTAGATCGAACTGGCTTTTAAGATGTTGCAACAGGGGAAACGATATTTTTCCGGGGAAAGAAAAGCTGCATGCTTACCATGAAAAGCTTAACTTCATTCCCGTAAAAAATATTTTTTCACCGTTTTTTACCATCATGCAACAGTTAAACCTCTTTTCCTCACCTGGAACTCCCCACCCGGTAACGGAGATAGTGGGTGGTGCTGTAAAAGCAAAAGTGAAAAAGACCGTAGCTGCTCCCATACAGCCTGGTAAAAAGCGGGGACGTAAATCATTGAAAGAAGCATCAGAGGAGCCAGACTTGATTATGGAGCTGGATAAATTAGTACTAGACAAACAATATTATTCGATCAGTGAAGTAGCTGCTATGTTCAAAGTAAATACTTCCCTGATACGTTATTGGGAAAATGAATTCGATATTCTTCAACCCAAAAAGAACAGAAAAGGCGACCGGCTTTTCCGCCAGGAAGATATC belongs to Chitinophaga sp. HK235 and includes:
- a CDS encoding peptidoglycan DD-metalloendopeptidase family protein; the encoded protein is MKKVKYFYNTQTLKYEKLVVSLRVKVLRILGFLSAAIVTGAIFLSVAYRVVDSPKEKSLRRDLEGMKEKYDALQGRMREMKGKLAQLEERDNEIYRVIFEASPIPDSTRQGKINRDEEAAQLQSFASSEIIASTGVLLKEITNRIKSQEKSYEEIDNLVKNKQQMLASIPAIQPVANKDLKHIASGFGYRIDPIYKTMKFHAGLDFAAPSGTPIYATGNGVVEEASLSDVGYGNHVIVRHGYGYKTLYGHMFRMKVKAGQAVKRGDVVGWVGSTGKSTGPHCHYEVIKNGEKVDPVYFFFNDLTPDQFDRMLKMARSGNQSFD
- a CDS encoding MerR family transcriptional regulator — its product is MQQLNLFSSPGTPHPVTEIVGGAVKAKVKKTVAAPIQPGKKRGRKSLKEASEEPDLIMELDKLVLDKQYYSISEVAAMFKVNTSLIRYWENEFDILQPKKNRKGDRLFRQEDIHHLKLIYHLLRERKYTIEGAKQKLKEDLKLAARNFEMVQALLKVRGFLTELKDQL